From a single Chlamydia muridarum str. Nigg genomic region:
- the dnaB gene encoding replicative DNA helicase gives MATQTKKPHSPQLLSLPNSKESEMIVLGCMLTNVNHLNLAANLLQEEDFYFLEHRIIFRVLQDAFKSDRPMDPHLTGEELKRRDQLNVIGGASYLITLSEFAGTSAYIEEYADIIRSKSILRKMIQAAKDIEKKAAEEPRDVTTALDDAQNLLFRISQTTNFAPYVLVSDKLKGLSSTKDKSFLLALQERQEAFQASSHDARIPTLSGFPTHFLDLDRMLNGFSPSNLIILAARPAMGKTALALNIVENFCFESRLPVGIFSLEMTVDQLIHRIICSRSEVEAKKISVGDISGRDFQRVVSVVREMEEHTLLIDDYPGLKITDLRARARRMKESYDIQFLVIDYLQLISSSGNLRNSDSRNQEISEISRMLKNLARELNIPILCLSQLSRKVEDRANHRPLMSDLRESGSIEQDADQIMFLLRREYYDPNDKPGTAELIVAKNRHGSIGSVQLVFEKDFARFRNYAGCEFPG, from the coding sequence ATGGCTACCCAAACAAAGAAACCCCACTCCCCCCAGCTTCTCTCCCTTCCTAATTCCAAGGAATCCGAAATGATTGTATTGGGGTGCATGCTAACAAACGTCAATCACCTCAATCTTGCAGCAAACCTTTTGCAAGAAGAAGATTTCTACTTTTTGGAGCATCGCATTATTTTTCGCGTGCTGCAAGATGCCTTCAAATCAGATAGACCGATGGACCCTCATCTTACAGGGGAGGAACTAAAACGTAGAGACCAACTTAACGTTATTGGGGGAGCCTCTTATCTCATCACGCTATCCGAATTTGCTGGGACTTCCGCCTATATTGAGGAATATGCGGATATTATCCGCTCCAAGTCAATTTTGAGAAAAATGATCCAAGCGGCCAAAGATATTGAAAAGAAGGCCGCAGAAGAACCTCGTGATGTAACCACGGCTCTAGATGATGCTCAAAACTTATTGTTCCGCATAAGCCAAACAACAAACTTTGCGCCTTACGTCCTTGTTTCGGACAAACTCAAAGGCCTTTCTTCTACTAAAGACAAATCCTTCTTGCTAGCGCTACAAGAACGTCAGGAAGCCTTTCAAGCTAGTTCCCATGATGCTAGAATCCCAACACTCTCAGGGTTCCCTACTCATTTTTTGGACCTCGATAGGATGCTGAATGGATTCAGCCCCTCTAACCTTATTATTCTTGCTGCACGACCAGCTATGGGAAAAACTGCCTTAGCTCTCAATATTGTAGAAAATTTTTGTTTTGAAAGCCGCCTACCAGTAGGCATTTTTTCTCTAGAGATGACCGTGGACCAACTGATTCACCGAATCATTTGCTCTCGCTCCGAAGTCGAAGCCAAGAAAATTAGTGTGGGAGACATCTCTGGTCGAGATTTTCAACGTGTAGTCTCTGTGGTCCGAGAAATGGAAGAACATACTTTACTAATAGACGACTATCCGGGATTAAAAATCACTGATCTCCGAGCTCGAGCTCGAAGAATGAAAGAAAGCTACGACATCCAATTTCTTGTTATTGACTACCTACAACTGATCTCAAGTTCTGGGAACTTAAGGAATTCTGATTCACGTAACCAAGAAATTTCTGAAATTTCCCGTATGCTTAAAAATTTGGCTAGGGAACTCAATATCCCCATCCTTTGTCTCTCCCAATTATCAAGAAAAGTGGAAGACCGAGCCAATCATAGGCCCTTGATGAGCGATTTGCGAGAGAGTGGAAGCATTGAACAGGATGCCGACCAAATTATGTTTTTACTCCGTCGCGAATACTATGATCCTAACGACAAACCTGGAACAGCAGAGTTGATTGTTGCTAAAAATCGACATGGATCGATTGGATCTGTCCAATTAGTTTTTGAAAAAGACTTTGCTCGATTCCGAAATTATGCTGGATGTGAATTCCCAGGCTAA
- a CDS encoding lipoate--protein ligase family protein — MLTDCVFIHCEGIPIFQQLQLEEALLRTSSKNFCLVNTNLPEAAVLGISRNPEQDLHIKHLREDNIPVIRRYSGGGTVFLDANSLMVSWIMNSSSLFPSSKELLQWTSNIYIPIFPAGFKIKENDYVFFDKKIGGNAQYIQKQRWVHHTTFLWDMNAQKLARYLPIPQIQPSYRQNRSHNDFLTTIHPLFDSKEDFLSKMKWAATSTINWGEGSVKDFEQALNLPHRRATQIL; from the coding sequence ATGCTTACTGATTGCGTTTTCATTCATTGCGAAGGGATTCCTATTTTTCAACAACTGCAGCTTGAGGAAGCTCTTCTTCGCACCTCTTCCAAAAATTTTTGTTTAGTAAACACAAATCTTCCGGAAGCTGCTGTATTGGGTATTTCTCGGAATCCCGAACAAGATCTTCATATAAAACATTTAAGAGAAGATAACATTCCAGTCATCCGTCGCTATAGTGGTGGTGGAACGGTTTTTTTGGACGCTAATAGTCTTATGGTCTCCTGGATTATGAATTCCTCTTCTCTCTTTCCATCTTCAAAAGAGCTTCTTCAATGGACCAGCAATATCTATATCCCAATCTTTCCTGCAGGATTCAAGATCAAGGAAAATGATTACGTGTTTTTTGATAAAAAAATTGGAGGGAATGCCCAATATATTCAGAAACAGAGATGGGTTCATCACACAACATTTCTTTGGGACATGAATGCTCAAAAGCTCGCTCGTTACCTTCCCATTCCTCAAATCCAGCCTTCGTATCGACAGAATCGTTCTCATAACGATTTCTTAACCACTATCCACCCTCTGTTTGATTCAAAAGAAGATTTTTTATCAAAAATGAAATGGGCTGCAACAAGTACGATTAATTGGGGAGAAGGCTCCGTGAAAGACTTTGAGCAGGCGTTAAACCTACCTCACCGACGAGCCACACAAATTCTTTAA
- the ndk gene encoding nucleoside-diphosphate kinase, translating to MEQTLSIIKPDSVGKAHIGEIVSIFEKAGLRIAAMKMVHLSVKEAEGFYAVHKERPFFQELVDFMISGPVVVMVLQGENAVARNRELMGATNPKEAAEGSIRALFGESIGVNAVHGSDSLENAAIEVSYFFAKTEIVNALA from the coding sequence ATGGAACAAACATTATCAATTATCAAACCAGATTCTGTAGGCAAAGCTCATATCGGGGAGATTGTCTCTATTTTTGAAAAGGCTGGGCTACGAATTGCTGCCATGAAAATGGTACATCTTTCTGTGAAAGAAGCAGAAGGATTTTATGCTGTTCATAAAGAAAGACCTTTTTTCCAAGAGCTCGTGGATTTCATGATTTCTGGTCCTGTTGTAGTTATGGTGCTGCAAGGGGAAAATGCTGTTGCTCGTAACAGAGAACTGATGGGAGCAACGAATCCTAAAGAGGCTGCGGAAGGCTCCATTCGAGCTTTATTCGGAGAGTCTATAGGGGTTAATGCTGTTCATGGATCTGATAGTTTAGAAAACGCTGCTATTGAAGTAAGTTATTTCTTTGCCAAAACAGAAATCGTTAATGCTCTAGCGTAA
- the mnmG gene encoding tRNA uridine-5-carboxymethylaminomethyl(34) synthesis enzyme MnmG codes for MWTFPVEYDVIVIGAGHAGCEAAYCAAKMGASVLLLTSNLDTIAKLSCNPAVGGIGKGHIVREIDALGGVMAEVTDLSGIQFRILNQTKGPAVRAPRAQVDKQLYHIHMKQLLEQVPGLHIMQGTAEALLDDGEKVLGVSTKEGWAYSGETVVLSSGTFMRGLIHIGTQNFSGGRLGDAASLGLSKDLKRLGFPLGRLKTGTPARLLSSSIDFSIMEEQPGDQNVCFVHREEAFVPKLPQVSCHITYTTDKTKDLIANNLHRSALYGGRIEGVGPRYCPSIEDKIVKFADKDRHHIFIEPEGLNTREVYVNGLSTSMPFDVQYEIIRSVAGLENAVITRPAYAIEYDYIQGNVILPSLESKILEGLFLCGQINGTTGYEEAAAQGLIAGVNAVNKVLHRPAFIPSRQESYIGVMLDDLTTQVLDEPYRMFTSRAEHRLLLRQDNAGMRLSHYGHALGLLSSERYAMFQKQKNCIEHEKERLAKTFRKYGDSIVPLTKILCRPEVSYQQLLTEFPEDVKDWGPIIGASLEMEIKYSGYISRQQTLIRSMEKAENTLIPEGIDYHSISALSLEAREKLSKFTPRTIGSAARISGISVADIQVLMVSLKKDAY; via the coding sequence ATGTGGACATTTCCTGTTGAGTACGATGTAATAGTCATTGGTGCAGGGCATGCTGGCTGTGAGGCCGCATATTGTGCTGCTAAGATGGGAGCGTCTGTCTTACTTTTGACCTCAAATTTGGATACTATTGCAAAACTCAGCTGTAATCCTGCCGTGGGGGGCATCGGCAAAGGACATATTGTCCGAGAGATTGATGCACTTGGTGGGGTTATGGCTGAAGTTACCGATTTATCAGGAATTCAGTTTCGTATTCTCAATCAAACCAAAGGGCCTGCTGTACGAGCTCCTCGTGCTCAAGTAGATAAACAGTTGTATCATATCCATATGAAGCAACTATTGGAGCAGGTTCCTGGATTGCATATCATGCAAGGAACAGCCGAGGCTCTTTTAGATGACGGCGAAAAAGTCTTAGGCGTCTCCACGAAAGAAGGATGGGCTTATTCAGGGGAAACTGTGGTTCTGTCTTCCGGGACTTTCATGCGTGGGCTTATCCATATCGGCACCCAAAACTTTTCTGGGGGGAGATTAGGAGATGCAGCGTCTTTAGGTCTTTCCAAAGATCTAAAACGGTTAGGATTTCCTTTAGGGCGCTTGAAAACTGGGACCCCAGCTCGTTTGCTCTCTTCATCTATTGATTTTTCCATAATGGAAGAGCAGCCTGGAGATCAAAACGTTTGTTTCGTCCATCGAGAAGAAGCTTTTGTTCCTAAGTTACCACAAGTTTCTTGTCACATCACTTATACTACAGACAAAACAAAAGATCTTATAGCGAACAATCTTCACCGTTCCGCTTTGTATGGGGGACGTATAGAGGGTGTCGGGCCACGATATTGTCCATCTATTGAGGATAAGATCGTTAAATTCGCAGATAAAGATCGCCATCATATTTTTATCGAACCAGAGGGCCTTAATACGAGAGAAGTCTACGTAAACGGGCTTTCCACATCGATGCCTTTCGATGTGCAGTATGAGATTATTCGCTCTGTAGCTGGCTTAGAAAACGCAGTAATTACCCGACCAGCTTATGCTATAGAATACGACTACATCCAAGGGAATGTCATCCTCCCCTCTTTAGAGTCTAAAATTCTCGAGGGATTATTCTTGTGTGGTCAAATCAATGGAACAACGGGTTATGAAGAAGCTGCTGCGCAAGGCCTTATTGCAGGAGTTAATGCTGTAAATAAAGTCTTACATCGTCCAGCTTTTATCCCTAGCCGCCAGGAATCTTATATCGGGGTCATGCTAGATGACCTCACTACCCAAGTATTAGATGAACCGTACCGCATGTTCACAAGTAGAGCAGAACACCGTTTGCTACTACGACAGGATAATGCGGGCATGAGACTTTCTCATTACGGACATGCTTTAGGATTACTGTCCAGCGAGCGCTATGCCATGTTTCAGAAACAAAAAAATTGCATAGAACATGAAAAAGAGCGTTTAGCCAAAACTTTTAGAAAGTATGGCGATTCGATTGTTCCATTAACTAAAATTTTGTGTCGGCCAGAAGTTTCTTACCAACAACTTCTAACAGAGTTTCCAGAAGATGTTAAAGATTGGGGTCCAATTATTGGGGCCTCTTTGGAAATGGAGATTAAGTACTCAGGGTATATCTCTCGACAACAGACACTAATCCGCAGCATGGAGAAAGCTGAGAATACTTTGATTCCTGAGGGAATTGATTATCACAGCATCTCTGCACTGAGCTTAGAAGCTCGAGAGAAGCTTTCTAAGTTCACTCCGCGCACAATTGGATCTGCTGCCAGGATTTCAGGAATTTCTGTCGCTGACATTCAGGTGCTTATGGTCTCTTTGAAAAAAGATGCTTACTGA
- the ruvA gene encoding Holliday junction branch migration protein RuvA: MYEYIKGKLTHTDEAYVVIESFGIGYSIMLSERFLVDLRELMHQEVLIYVHSVIRETEHSLYGFSSRAERECFRLLISFSGIGPKTGLAILNMFPLQELCSVARLENVKAIASVPGIGKKTAEKLMVDLKQKLPALMPLYLEEPVVASSSTTTSFKEGIGALMNLGFSRLAADRMMTEAVKELSEDASVAELLPVALRKG, encoded by the coding sequence ATGTATGAGTATATTAAAGGAAAATTAACCCATACTGATGAAGCTTATGTTGTGATTGAAAGCTTTGGTATAGGCTATTCTATAATGCTTTCTGAGCGATTTTTAGTAGATCTGCGCGAATTGATGCATCAAGAGGTGCTTATTTATGTTCATAGCGTCATTCGCGAAACAGAGCATTCTCTATATGGGTTTAGTTCCCGAGCGGAAAGGGAATGTTTTCGTTTGTTGATTTCTTTTTCTGGAATCGGTCCCAAAACTGGTTTGGCTATTTTAAACATGTTCCCTCTGCAAGAATTATGTTCAGTCGCTCGTCTAGAAAACGTGAAAGCCATCGCTTCTGTTCCTGGAATAGGGAAAAAAACAGCAGAGAAGTTGATGGTTGATCTTAAACAAAAGCTTCCTGCTTTGATGCCACTTTATTTAGAGGAGCCTGTGGTGGCTTCTTCAAGTACTACTACTTCTTTTAAAGAAGGCATAGGAGCTTTGATGAATCTTGGATTTTCCCGCCTTGCAGCTGATCGCATGATGACTGAAGCTGTAAAGGAATTATCTGAAGATGCTTCGGTGGCAGAACTTCTTCCTGTAGCTCTAAGAAAAGGCTAG
- a CDS encoding AURKAIP1/COX24 domain-containing protein encodes MSSVKKKRRLKIAKHKRKKRRRRDRHKNR; translated from the coding sequence ATGTCATCTGTTAAGAAAAAACGAAGACTTAAGATCGCTAAGCACAAGCGTAAGAAAAGACGAAGAAGAGATCGTCATAAAAATAGATAG